A stretch of Triticum aestivum cultivar Chinese Spring chromosome 1D, IWGSC CS RefSeq v2.1, whole genome shotgun sequence DNA encodes these proteins:
- the LOC123170496 gene encoding uncharacterized protein encodes MKLPRWDVGAAAGAESAHADAQQLTPPATPGADDRAATGSRRRPAGGGGEGDGGAFVCRTCSRRFPTFQALGGHRTGHTRLQARQQRPVTRKPRPHHECAVCGLEFSMGQALGGHMRRHKQVEPQAHVEEALGAVHMRRHKEAGTQVPVEEEVALGGHKQAGAQPPQARAEEEEAPGGHMRWHEQAEAQAPRVQDEHHQQEEEALDLNCPPPLEDHRGGDDRGDCSAGSSDPPLLNLLV; translated from the coding sequence ATGAAGCTGCCGCGGTGGGACGTGGGCGCCGCCGCCGGGGCCGAGAGCGCGCACGCCGACGCGCAGCAGCTCACGCCGCCCGCCACGCCCGGCGCGGACGATCGGGCGGCGACCGGCTCCCGCAGGCGGCCggccgggggcggcggcgagggtgacGGGGGCGCGTTCGTGTGCCGGACGTGCAGCCGGCGGTTCCCGACGTTCCAGGCGCTGGGCGGGCACCGGACGGGCCACACCCGGCTGCAGGCGCGCCAGCAGCGGCCGGTTACTCGCAAGCCTCGGCCGCACCACGAGTGCGCCGTCTGCGGGCTCGAGTTCTCCATGGGCCAGGCGCTCGGCGGCCACATGCGCCGCCACAAGCAGGTTGAGCCACAGGCGCACGTGGAGGAGGCGCTGGGCGCAGTGCACATGCGCCGGCACAAGGAGGCCGGCACGCAGGTGCctgtggaggaggaggtggcgctGGGCGGGCACAAGCAGGCCGGCGCACAGCCGCCTCAGGCGcgtgcggaggaggaggaggcgccaggcGGGCACATGCGCTGGCACGAGCAGGCCGAGGCACAGGCGCCGCGCGTGCAGGATGAGCACCaccagcaggaggaggaggcgctggaCTTGAACTGCCCGCCGCCGCTGGAGGATCATCGTGGCGGCGACGACCGAGGAGACTGTTCCGCCGGATCGTCCGACCCTCCTCTGCTCAACCTCCTCGTGTAG